The following coding sequences are from one Corallococcus caeni window:
- a CDS encoding lamin tail domain-containing protein, translated as MPLPRIVAPLLALLLAACPGSTPPGPGTPSDSGVRSDGGSPGDSGVPGDGGASTDGGVPGDGGTTDDAGASTNDGGVPGDGGTTDDGGASTTDGGVPGDGGLPSDGGVQGDGGVPDGGGVPTLTVDSPALGDGRVGQPYAAQLSASGGLAPFTWSFTGTLAAGLTLSSDGALSGTPTAAGTTIPNFIVRDAAGATASLQVVVRVQPPLTLFTVGHWNLEWFGAPNQGPANSTSDGGVTDDLQIAGATNVIRGAGAHVWGLVEMVDTADFNTLLAGLPGTYRGFLANNTTYVLSGASQYSAGEQKPGIVYDSTLTYRSAQVILTAQAADFGGRPPLRVDFTTRIHGEDAPLVVIVTHMKAFEDRTSYDQRLRSSVALKNYLDQWLPTARVLVIGDWNDDLDHSITTENGVALSSPYLNFLNDPAHYTFLTKVLTDATIRTTTEYDDVIDHTMVTDEVAVDAVPGGVQVLRPDTSIPDYAHTVSDHYPVLTRYDLSGVPGPRVRLTAPLGGTFVTGTQLTFTWRSVGVDTVRIEASYDGGNSWDVVVPSVSADAGSFAWTVPAVESDLVCLRVVDTANASRFSMNSDRIWFLRTAPRVIINEVLANEPALPGGTAHEFVEVYNAGSAPVDLSGWSLWDALNRQHVFAPSTVLQPGRPMVVFGGPEGFTPGTPDTVASSGGTLSLNNTSDIVRLKRADGGVEDSVEYFSTVDAVSINRSPDLSPDAGFVLHTVLTPGRQSSPGRRADGGAF; from the coding sequence ATGCCCCTTCCTCGCATCGTCGCGCCCCTGCTCGCCCTGCTGCTCGCCGCGTGTCCTGGCTCCACGCCTCCTGGGCCGGGGACGCCCTCCGACAGCGGTGTGCGTTCCGATGGCGGCAGCCCGGGTGACAGCGGTGTGCCCGGTGACGGAGGGGCCTCCACCGACGGAGGCGTGCCCGGCGACGGCGGCACGACTGACGATGCGGGTGCATCCACCAACGACGGCGGCGTGCCCGGCGATGGCGGCACGACTGACGATGGGGGTGCATCCACCACCGACGGCGGCGTGCCCGGCGACGGCGGTCTGCCTTCCGACGGCGGCGTGCAGGGCGATGGCGGCGTCCCGGATGGCGGTGGGGTTCCGACGCTGACGGTGGATTCCCCGGCGCTTGGGGACGGACGCGTGGGGCAGCCCTATGCCGCGCAACTCAGCGCCTCTGGCGGCCTGGCGCCGTTCACCTGGAGCTTCACCGGGACGCTGGCCGCGGGGCTCACCCTCTCCTCGGACGGTGCCCTGTCCGGCACTCCCACCGCCGCGGGCACGACCATCCCCAACTTCATCGTGCGCGACGCGGCTGGCGCGACCGCGTCCCTCCAGGTGGTGGTGCGTGTGCAACCCCCGCTCACGCTGTTCACCGTGGGGCACTGGAACCTGGAGTGGTTCGGCGCGCCCAACCAGGGCCCGGCGAACTCCACCTCCGATGGCGGCGTGACCGACGACCTCCAGATCGCGGGGGCGACGAACGTCATCCGCGGCGCGGGGGCCCACGTCTGGGGCCTGGTGGAGATGGTGGACACCGCGGACTTCAACACGCTCCTGGCGGGGCTGCCCGGTACCTACAGGGGCTTCCTCGCCAACAACACCACCTACGTCCTCAGCGGCGCGTCGCAGTACTCCGCCGGTGAGCAGAAGCCCGGCATCGTCTACGACAGCACGCTCACCTACCGCAGCGCCCAGGTCATCCTCACCGCGCAGGCCGCGGACTTCGGCGGACGCCCGCCGCTGCGCGTGGACTTCACCACCCGCATCCACGGCGAGGACGCGCCGCTGGTCGTCATCGTCACGCACATGAAGGCCTTCGAGGACCGGACGTCCTACGACCAGCGCCTGCGCTCCTCGGTCGCCCTCAAGAACTACCTGGACCAGTGGCTGCCCACGGCCCGCGTGCTCGTCATCGGCGACTGGAACGACGACCTGGACCACTCCATCACCACGGAGAACGGCGTCGCGCTGTCCTCGCCCTACCTGAACTTCCTGAACGACCCCGCGCACTACACCTTCCTCACGAAGGTGCTGACCGACGCCACCATCCGCACCACCACGGAGTACGACGACGTCATCGACCACACGATGGTCACCGACGAGGTGGCCGTGGACGCCGTGCCCGGCGGCGTGCAGGTGCTCCGGCCCGACACGTCCATTCCGGACTACGCGCACACCGTCAGCGACCACTACCCCGTCCTCACCCGCTACGACCTCAGCGGCGTTCCCGGTCCGCGCGTGCGCCTCACCGCGCCCCTGGGCGGCACGTTCGTCACGGGCACCCAGCTGACGTTCACGTGGCGCTCGGTGGGCGTGGACACCGTGCGCATCGAGGCCTCCTACGACGGCGGCAACAGCTGGGACGTCGTGGTCCCCTCGGTGAGCGCGGACGCGGGCTCCTTCGCGTGGACCGTGCCTGCCGTGGAGAGCGACCTGGTGTGCCTGCGGGTGGTGGACACGGCCAACGCGTCGCGCTTCAGCATGAACTCCGACCGCATCTGGTTCCTGCGCACGGCGCCCCGCGTGATCATCAACGAGGTGCTCGCCAACGAGCCCGCGCTCCCCGGCGGCACCGCGCACGAGTTCGTGGAGGTCTACAACGCGGGCTCCGCCCCGGTGGACCTGTCCGGCTGGAGCCTGTGGGACGCCCTGAACCGGCAGCACGTCTTCGCCCCGAGCACGGTGCTGCAGCCGGGCCGGCCCATGGTCGTCTTCGGTGGGCCGGAGGGCTTCACGCCCGGCACGCCTGACACGGTGGCGTCCTCCGGCGGGACGCTGAGCCTCAACAACACGTCGGACATCGTGCGGCTCAAGCGCGCGGACGGGGGCGTCGAGGACAGCGTCGAGTACTTCAGCACCGTGGACGCGGTGTCCATCAACCGCTCCCCGGACCTGTCGCCGGACGCGGGCTTCGTGCTGCACACCGTGCTGACGCCCGGGCGGCAGTCCTCGCCGGGCCGGAGAGCGGACGGCGGCGCGTTCTAG
- a CDS encoding DODA-type extradiol aromatic ring-opening family dioxygenase: MPTHPSSTSRLPVVFIPHGGGPWPFVEMGLPKAEVQSLATYLRQVGQRLTTPPKALLVISAHWEEPVPTVMTSEAPPILYDYQGFPPESYRITWPAPGSPSLAARVRELLSTAGFATAEDPARGYDHGTFIPLKLTYPEADIPCVQLSLKQGLDPAEHLAMGRALAPLRDEGVFIIGSGLTFHNLRAFGDPRAYEVSAKFDAWVQDAATAPASLRDEMLTQWTQAPFARLAHPREEHLLPLMVAAGAAGEDRGTTAWAGAMMGTRISGYQFG; this comes from the coding sequence ATGCCGACCCACCCTTCCAGCACGTCACGCCTGCCCGTCGTCTTCATCCCGCACGGCGGCGGCCCGTGGCCGTTCGTGGAGATGGGCCTTCCGAAAGCGGAGGTCCAGTCGCTCGCGACGTACCTGCGTCAGGTGGGCCAGCGCCTGACGACACCGCCGAAGGCGCTGCTCGTCATCTCCGCCCACTGGGAGGAACCCGTCCCCACGGTGATGACGTCCGAAGCGCCGCCCATCCTGTATGACTATCAAGGCTTCCCGCCGGAGTCGTACCGCATCACCTGGCCGGCGCCGGGCAGCCCGAGCCTCGCCGCGCGCGTGCGCGAGCTGCTCTCCACGGCGGGCTTCGCCACGGCGGAGGACCCCGCGCGCGGCTACGACCACGGCACCTTCATCCCGTTGAAGCTCACGTACCCGGAGGCGGACATCCCCTGCGTCCAGCTCTCGCTGAAGCAGGGGTTGGACCCCGCGGAGCACCTGGCCATGGGCCGGGCGCTCGCGCCGCTTCGCGACGAGGGCGTCTTCATCATCGGCAGCGGGCTGACGTTCCACAACCTGCGCGCCTTCGGAGACCCGCGCGCGTACGAGGTCTCCGCGAAGTTCGACGCGTGGGTCCAGGACGCCGCGACCGCCCCCGCGTCCCTCCGTGACGAGATGCTCACGCAATGGACGCAGGCGCCCTTCGCACGGCTCGCCCATCCGCGCGAGGAGCACCTGCTCCCGCTGATGGTCGCCGCCGGTGCCGCCGGTGAGGACCGGGGCACCACCGCCTGGGCCGGCGCCATGATGGGGACGCGCATCTCCGGCTACCAGTTCGGCTGA
- a CDS encoding PadR family transcriptional regulator — protein sequence MPRTRALSNHARSVLAALLDAGAGWSHGYELCRLADVKSGTLYPLLIRLEAQGYLEAEWQQPAEGGRPPRHAYRLTKTGVQLARDNPPERKVAARSGLRTATT from the coding sequence ATGCCACGAACCCGCGCGTTGTCGAATCACGCCCGCTCCGTTCTTGCCGCGCTGCTGGATGCCGGCGCGGGCTGGTCGCACGGGTATGAGCTGTGCCGTCTCGCGGACGTGAAGTCGGGCACGCTCTACCCGCTGCTGATCCGCCTCGAAGCGCAGGGCTATCTCGAAGCCGAGTGGCAGCAACCGGCGGAGGGCGGGCGGCCGCCAAGGCACGCCTATCGCCTGACCAAGACCGGGGTCCAGCTCGCGCGCGACAATCCGCCAGAGCGCAAGGTGGCTGCTCGCTCCGGCCTTCGCACGGCGACGACATGA